A single genomic interval of Corylus avellana chromosome ca10, CavTom2PMs-1.0 harbors:
- the LOC132164486 gene encoding UDP-glycosyltransferase 76E2-like: MEKEGKRCRRRVVLVPAPFQGHINPMLQLGSILHSNGFSITVVHAQYNSPDPSTHPDFSFLPLPDSSSDHNILAADGVGFVLELNAKCKARFPECLAQVMTQLGSDDDRIACIIHDEFMYFSQETAKDLKLPSIVLRTASASNFFARDALFQLKAEGHLPFPEYRLQDPVPELYPLRFKDLPIPTFGKVDKFLQMLSKGSNIETSSGIIYNTTYYLENSSLAKMQQRCQVPIFSIGPMHKIASASSSSLLEEDSSCLAWLDKQSCNSVIYVSLGSVAFMDAKELVEMAWGLAHSKQPFLWVVRPGSIRGAEWIEVLPEDFKEDIGERGHIVKWAPQKEVLAHDAVGGFLSHCGWNSTLESICEGIPMICRPYSGDQRVNARYVSHVWKVGLELESKLERCGIERAVRRLMVDEDGKEMQKRGNNLKERCEFCIRDGGSSSNSLNELIDMIKSF, from the exons atggaaaaggaagGAAAGAGATGTCGCCGGCGGGTGGTGCTGGTACCGGCGCCGTTCCAAGGCCACATAAACCCAATGCTTCAGTTGGGCAGCATCCTCCACTCCAATGGCTTCTCCATCACTGTCGTTCACGCCCAATACAACTCCCCAGACCCTTCAACCCACCCAGATTTCAGCTTTCTTCCCCTACCAGATTCCTCATCCGACCACAACATCTTAGCTGCGGACGGAGTAGGCTTCGTATTGGAGCTTAATGCCAAATGCAAAGCTCGTTTCCCAGAATGCTTGGCTCAAGTGATGACGCAACTCGGCTCCGACGACGATAGAATCGCATGCATTATCCACGACGAGTTCATGTACTTCTCTCAAGAAACGGCAAAGGATCTGAAGCTTCCAAGCATCGTCTTACGCACAGCTAGTGCTTCCAATTTTTTTGCTCGTGACGCCCTTTTCCAACTGAAGGCAGAAGGCCACCTGCCCTTCCCAG AATATAGGTTGCAGGATCCAGTTCCGGAGCTTTATCCACTCCGGTTCAAGGATCTACCTATCCCCACTTTTGGAAAAGTAGATAAGTTTTTGCAAATGCTGAGTAAAGGTTCAAACATTGAAACATCTTCGGGCATCATTTATAATACAACTTACTACCTTGAAAATTCATCATTGGCAAAGATGCAACAGAGATGTCAAGTTCCAATCTTCTCAATAGGCCCTATGCATAAGATTGCATCGGCCTCCTCTAGTAGCTTATTGGAAGAGGATAGTAGTTGCTTGGCATGGCTTGATAAGCAAAGTTGTAACTCAGTCATTTATGTAAGCTTGGGAAGTGTGGCATTCATGGACGCCAAAGAGCTTGTTGAGATGGCTTGGGGGCTAGCACACAGCAAACAACCTTTCTTGTGGGTGGTTCGGCCAGGCTCAATTCGTGGTGCAGAATGGATTGAAGTATTGCCCGAAGATTTCAAAGAAGACATTGGCGAGAGGGGTCACATTGTGAAATGGGCACCCCAAAAGGAAGTTCTAGCACACGATGCAGTGGGAGGGTTTTTGAGTCATTGTGGATGGAATTCAACACTAGAGAGTATTTGTGAAGGAATCCCAATGATATGCAGACCGTATTCAGGGGATCAGAGGGTGAATGCAAGGTATGTGAGCCATGTATGGAAGGTAGGCCTGGAATTGGAGAGTAAGTTGGAGAGATGTGGGATAGAGAGAGCTGTAAGAAGACTTATGGTGGATGAAGACGGGAAGGAGATGCAAAAGAGGGGAAATAATTTGAAGGAGAGATGTGAATTTTGCATCAGAGATGGTGGTTCTTCCAGCAATTCCTTAAATGAGCTAATAGACATGATCAAGTCATTTTAA
- the LOC132164408 gene encoding glutamate--tRNA ligase, cytoplasmic-like — protein sequence CNKCILFQGASKNLNLMEWDKLWSINKKIIDPVCPRHTAAVEERRVLLTLINGPEEPFSRIIPRHKKYEGAGEKCTTYTKRIWIEHADAESISVDEEITLMDWGNAIVKTIEKGQDGIITQLTGVLHLEGSVKTTKLKLTWLPETSELVNLTLVEFDYLITKKKVRAS from the coding sequence tgtAATAAGTGTATTCTGTTTCAGGGAGCATCAAAAAATCTCAATCTGATGGAATGGGATAAACTCTGGAGCATTAATAAGAAGATCATTGATCCTGTGTGCCCCCGACATACTGCTGCCGTTGAAGAAAGGCGTGTGCTGTTGACCCTGATAAATGGTCCTGAGGAACCATTTAGCCGCATCATACCTAGGCATAAGAAATATGAGGGTGCTGGGGAGAAGTGTACGACATACACAAAGAGGATATGGATTGAGCATGCTGATGCCGAATCCATCTCGGTAGATGAGGAAATAACATTGATGGATTGGGGAAATGCCATAGTAAAGACAATAGAGAAGGGCCAAGATGGGATCATCACACAGTTGACAGGGGTTTTGCACCTTGAAGGATCTGTCAAGACCACAAAGTTGAAGCTTACTTGGCTGCCTGAAACAAGTGAACTAGTTAACCTCACACTGGTGGAGTTTGACTATCTAATTACAAAGAAGAAGGTACGTGCTAGTTAA
- the LOC132164568 gene encoding UDP-glycosyltransferase 76E2-like, producing the protein MLQLGSILHSNGFSITVLHAQYNSPDPSIHPDFSFVPLPDTSPDYDILTGDTLAFLLQLNANCEAGFRECLATEAMRQHGSDDGIACIIYDDYMYFTQETAKDMNLPSIILRTISVSSFLARNALFQLKAEGHIPFPESKTHDPAPELYPLRFKDLPLSIFTNLETFLQVVSKVSGNKTSLAIIHNTIDYLENSSLAKIQQQYQVPIFPIGPMHRIASASSSSLLEEDISCLAWLDKQSCNSVIYVSLGSIAFMDVKDLVEMAWGLANSQQPFLWVVRPGSIRGAEWIEVLPQGFKESIGERGYIVKWAPQQEVLAHRAVGGFLSHCGWNSTLESICEGVPMICIPCFGDQRVNARYVSHIWRVGFELEGKLERGEIERVVRKLLVDEEGNEMRKRGKILKERVELCTRDGGSSNNSLNQLIELIMSL; encoded by the exons ATGCTTCAGTTGGGTAGCATCCTCCACTCCAATGGCTTCTCCATCACCGTCCTTCACGCCCAATACAACTCCCCCGACCCTTCAATCCACCCAGATTTCAGCTTTGTTCCCTTGCCAGACACCTCACCTGACTACGACATCTTAACTGGCGACACATTAGCTTTTCTATTGCAGCTCAACGCCAATTGCGAAGCTGGTTTCCGAGAATGCTTGGCTACTGAAGCGATGAGGCAACATGGCTCCGACGATGGAATCGCCTGCATTATCTACGACGACTACATGTACTTCACTCAAGAAACGGCAAAGGATATGAATCTTCCAAGCATCATCTTACGCACAATTAGTGTTTCCAGTTTTCTTGCTCGTAATGCCCTTTTCCAACTAAAGGCAGAAGGCCACATTCCCTTcccag AATCTAAGACACATGACCCGGCTCCGGAGCTTTATCCACTCAGGTTCAAGGATCTACCTCTCtccatttttacaaatttagaaACCTTTTTACAAGTAGTGAGTAAAGTTTCTGGCAATAAAACATCTTTGGCCATCATTCATAATACAATTGACTACCTTGAAAATTCATCATTGGCGAAGATACAACAACAATATCAAGTTCCAATTTTCCCAATAGGCCCTATGCATAGGATTGCCTCGGCCTCCTCTAGTAGCTTATTGGAAGAGGATATTAGCTGCTTGGCGTGGCTTGATAAGCAAAGTTGTAACTCAGTCATTTATGTAAGCTTAGGAAGCATAGCATTCATGGACGTCAAAGATCTTGTTGAGATGGCTTGGGGGCTAGCAAACAGCCAGCAACCTTTCTTGTGGGTGGTTCGACCAGGCTCAATTCGTGGTGCAGAATGGATTGAAGTACTGCCCCAAGGTTTCAAAGAAAGCATTGGCGAGAGGGGTTATATTGTGAAATGGGCACCCCAACAAGAAGTTTTGGCGCACCGTGCAGTGGGAGGATTTTTGAGCCATTGTGGATGGAATTCAACGCTTGAGAGTATTTGTGAAGGAGTTCCAATGATATGTATACCATGTTTCGGGGACCAAAGAGTGAATGCAAGGTATGTGAGCCATATATGGAGGGTAGGCTTCGAATTGGAGGGTAAGTTGGAGAGAGGTGAGATAGAGAGAGTTGTAAGAAAACTTTTAGTGGATGAAGAAGGAAACGAGATGCGAAAAAGGGGCAAGATTTTGAAGGAGAGAGTCGAACTTTGCACTAGAGATGGTGGTTCTTCCAATAACTCGTTGAACCAGCTAATAGAGCTGATTATGTCACTTTAA
- the LOC132163419 gene encoding UDP-glycosyltransferase 76E2-like (The sequence of the model RefSeq protein was modified relative to this genomic sequence to represent the inferred CDS: added 54 bases not found in genome assembly), with amino-acid sequence MKKEGRRRLRRVVLVPAPFQGHINPMLQLGRILYSNGFSITVVHAQYNSPNPSTHPDFSFIPLPDTSSDHISTGDLVAFVLELNAKCKAGFRECLAAEAMRQQGSDDGIACIIYDDYMYFTQETAKDMNLPSIILRTISVSSFLARNALFQLKAEGHIPFPESKTHDPAPELYPLRFKDLPLSIFTNLENFLQVVSIVSDNKTSLAIIHNTIDCLENSSLAKIRQQYQVPIFPIGPMHRIASASSSSLLEEDISCLAWLDKQSCNSVIYVSLGSIAFMDVKDLVEMAWGLANSQQPFLWVVRPGSIRGAEWIEVLPQGFKESIGERGYIVKWAPQQEVLAHGAVGGFLSHCGWNSTLESICEGVPMICIPCFGDQRVNARYVSHIWRVGLELEGKLERGEIERVVRRLIVDEEGNEMRKRGKILKERVELCTRDGGSSNNSLNKLIELIMSF; translated from the exons TTCCAAGGCCACATAAACCCAATGCTTCAGTTGGGCAGAATCCTCTACTCCAATGGCTTCTCCATTACTGTCGTTCACGCCCAATACAACTCCCCAAACCCTTCAACCCACCCAGATTTCAGCTTTATTCCCTTGCCAGATACCTCATCCGACCACATCTCAACTGGCGATTTAGTAGCTTTTGTATTGGAGCTTAATGCCAAATGCAAAGCTGGTTTCCGAGAATGCTTGGCTGCTGAAGCGATGAGGCAACAGGGCTCCGACGATGGAATCGCCTGCATTATCTACGACGATTACATGTACTTCACTCAAGAAACGGCAAAGGATATGAATCTTCCAAGCATCATCTTACGCACAATTAGTGTTTCCAGTTTTCTTGCTCGTAATGCCCTTTTCCAACTAAAGGCAGAAGGCCACATTCCCTTcccag AATCTAAGACACATGATCCAGCTCCAGAGCTTTATCCACTCAGGTTCAAGGATCTACCTCTCtccatttttacaaatttagagAACTTTTTACAAGTAGTGAGTATAGTTTCTGACAATAAAACATCTTTGGCCATCATTCATAATACAATTGACTGCCTTGAAAATTCATCATTGGCAAAGATTCGACAACAATATCAAGTTCCAATTTTCCCAATAGGCCCTATGCATAGGATTGCCTCGGCCTCCTCTAGTAGCTTATTGGAAGAGGATATTAGCTGCTTGGCGTGGCTTGATAAGCAAAGTTGTAACTCAGTCATTTATGTAAGCTTAGGAAGCATAGCATTCATGGACGTCAAAGATCTTGTTGAGATGGCTTGGGGGCTAGCAAACAGCCAGCAACCTTTCTTGTGGGTGGTTCGACCAGGCTCAATTCGTGGTGCAGAATGGATTGAAGTACTGCCCCAAGGTTTCAAAGAAAGCATTGGCGAGAGGGGTTACATTGTGAAATGGGCACCCCAACAGGAAGTTTTGGCTCACGGTGCAGTGGGAGGATTTTTGAGCCATTGTGGATGGAATTCAACACTCGAGAGTATTTGTGAAGGAGTTCCAATGATATGTATACCATGTTTCGGGGACCAAAGAGTGAATGCAAGGTATGTGAGCCATATATGGAGGGTAGGCTTGGAATTGGAGGGTAAGTTGGAGAGAGGTGAGATAGAGAGAGTTGTAAGAAGACTTATAGTGGATGAAGAAGGAAACGAGATGCGAAAAAGGGGAAAGATTTTGAAGGAGAGAGTCGAACTTTGCACTAGAGATGGTGGTTCTTCCAATAACTCCTTGAACAAGCTAATAGAGCTGattatgtcattttaa
- the LOC132164566 gene encoding 17.3 kDa class I heat shock protein-like, translating into MSLIPSFYGDRRSNGFDHFAHDLWHPPRDFPVRSSLSTYFPESSREVSAFANDRIDWKETPEAHVLKADLPGLRKEEVKVEVLDDRVIQISGERNVEKEDKNDTWHRVECSSGKFVRRFRLPEHAKMGQIKASMENGVLTVTVLKVATKKPDVKAIQVSG; encoded by the coding sequence ATGTCGCTGATTCCAAGCTTCTATGGCGACCGACGAAGCAACGGTTTCGATCACTTCGCTCACGACCTCTGGCACCCTCCCAGGGACTTTCCAGTCCGTTCTTCACTTTCCACCTATTTCCCCGAATCTTCTCGGGAAGTTTCGGCTTTTGCGAACGACCGGATCGACTGGAAGGAGACACCAGAAGCCCATGTTCTCAAGGCGGATCTTCCGGGGCTCAGGAAAGAGGAAGTGAAGGTGGAGGTCTTAGACGACAGAGTGATTCAGATAAGTGGAGAGAGGAACGTGGAGAAGGAGGACAAAAACGACACTTGGCATAGGGTGGAGTGCAGCAGCGGCAAGTTCGTGCGGCGTTTCAGGCTGCCAGAGCACGCCAAGATGGGTCAGATTAAGGCTTCAATGGAGAATGGGGTTCTCACTGTCACGGTCCTGAAGGTGGCGACCAAGAAGCCCGATGTCAAGGCTATCCAAGTTTCGGGCTGA
- the LOC132164330 gene encoding 18.5 kDa class I heat shock protein-like: MSLIPSFFGDRRSNGFDPFALDLWDPLRDFPFRSSLSTYFPESSREVSAFANARIDWKETPEAHVLKADLPGLRKEEVKVEVEDDRVIQISGERNVEKEDKNDTWHRVERSSGKFLRRFRLPENAKMDQINAAMENGVLTVTVPKVETKKPDVKAIQISG; this comes from the coding sequence ATGTCGCTGATTCCAAGCTTCTTTGGCGACCGACGAAGCAACGGCTTCGATCCCTTCGCTCTCGACCTCTGGGACCCCCTCAGGGACTTTCCATTCCGTTCGTCACTTTCCACCTATTTCCCCGAATCTTCTCGGGAAGTTTCGGCTTTTGCGAACGCCCGGATCGACTGGAAGGAGACACCAGAAGCCCATGTTCTCAAGGCGGATCTTCCGGGGCTCAGGAAAGAGGAAGTGAAGGTGGAGGTCGAAGACGACAGAGTGATTCAGATAAGCGGAGAGAGGAACGTGGAGAAGGAGGACAAAAACGACACTTGGCATAGGGTGGAGCGCAGCAGCGGCAAGTTCTTGCGGCGGTTCAGGCTGCCGGAGAACGCCAAGATGGATCAGATTAATGCTGCAATGGAGAATGGGGTTCTCACTGTCACGGTCCCGAAGGTGGAGACCAAGAAGCCCGATGTCAAGGCTATCCAAATTTCGGGCTGA
- the LOC132163420 gene encoding 18.2 kDa class I heat shock protein-like — translation MSIVPNNERERSVSNPSSRDLWDVFRSFRENHLQDPFSDLPFASTLSTLFPHSPFGSSVNTRLDWRETPRAHVLKASLPGFVDEDVLVELQDDRVLQVSVESSKFVSRFKVPDDAMLDQLKASMHNGVLTVTIPKAEASRPTVRTIEISG, via the coding sequence ATGTCGATCGTCCCAAACAATGAGCGAGAGCGCAGTGTCTCCAATCCCTCCTCCAGAGACCTGTGGGACGTCTTCCGGAGCTTCAGAGAGAACCACCTTCAGGACCCATTCAGCGATTTACCTTTCGCTTCTACACTCTCCACGCTCTTCCCTCACTCCCCGTTCGGGAGCTCGGTGAACACCAGGCTCGACTGGAGGGAGACCCCGAGAGCCCACGTGCTGAAGGCTTCTCTTCCGGGGTTCGTGGACGAGGACGTGTTGGTGGAGCTCCAAGACGACCGAGTGCTCCAGGTGAGCGTCGAGAGTAGCAAGTTCGTGAGCAGGTTCAAGGTCCCTGACGATGCGATGCTCGACCAGTTGAAGGCCTCGATGCACAATGGGGTTCTCACTGTGACTATTCCGAAAGCGGAGGCGAGCAGGCCAACCGTTCGGACCATCGAGATCTCTGGCTAA
- the LOC132163863 gene encoding 18.1 kDa class I heat shock protein-like, with protein MANLAKMSIVRNNERERSVSNPSSRGLRDAFRRFGENHLRDPFSDLPFASTLSTLFPHSPFGSSVNTRLDWRETPRAHVLKASLPGFADEDVLVELQDDQVLQVSVESGKFVSRFKVPDDARLDQLKASMHNGVLTVTIPKAEASRPTVRTIEISG; from the coding sequence ATGGCCAATTTGGCAAAGATGTCGATCGTCCGAAACAATGAGCGAGAGCGCAGTGTCTCCAATCCCTCCTCCAGAGGCCTGCGGGACGCCTTCCGGAGGTTCGGAGAGAACCACCTTCGGGACCCATTCAGCGATTTACCTTTCGCTTCTACACTCTCCACGCTCTTCCCTCACTCCCCATTCGGGAGCTCGGTGAACACCAGGCTCGACTGGAGGGAGACCCCGAGAGCCCACGTGCTGAAGGCTTCTCTTCCGGGGTTCGCGGACGAGGACGTGTTGGTGGAGCTCCAAGACGACCAAGTGCTCCAGGTGAGCGTCGAGAGTGGCAAGTTCGTGAGCAGGTTCAAGGTCCCTGACGATGCGAGGCTCGACCAGTTGAAGGCCTCGATGCACAATGGGGTTCTCACTGTGACTATTCCGAAAGCGGAGGCTAGCAGGCCAACCGTTCGGACCATCGAGATCTCCGGCTAA